The Gloeocapsopsis sp. IPPAS B-1203 genome contains a region encoding:
- a CDS encoding DUF3727 domain-containing protein yields MFPSEFSEDNEQSPASSVTLTDDTGRELNCYVERSLYVDSQEYLLLIPVDSAVEIFAWQGDGDEEEAVPVEDEETIESIFSTAEAVLAEQNLVLKHSAFALTVAGELPPVEETELFTLEIEEDGTELEPEQLQLLASFYHEEQEYAIYTPLDPLLFFAKANGSGKPELLSPEEFRKVQPQLEEQLFDEME; encoded by the coding sequence ATGTTTCCATCCGAATTTTCTGAAGATAATGAGCAATCCCCTGCTAGCTCCGTCACGCTGACGGATGATACAGGGCGTGAATTGAATTGTTATGTAGAGCGATCGCTTTATGTAGATAGTCAAGAATATCTATTACTGATCCCTGTAGATTCCGCAGTAGAAATCTTTGCTTGGCAGGGTGATGGCGATGAAGAAGAAGCTGTTCCTGTTGAAGATGAAGAAACTATTGAGAGCATCTTTAGCACAGCAGAAGCTGTCCTTGCTGAGCAGAATTTAGTTCTGAAGCATAGTGCTTTTGCCTTGACAGTTGCTGGCGAGTTACCGCCTGTTGAAGAAACTGAGCTATTTACACTGGAAATCGAAGAAGACGGAACAGAGTTAGAACCTGAACAATTGCAGCTATTAGCAAGCTTTTATCATGAAGAACAAGAGTACGCGATTTATACTCCTCTAGATCCGTTGCTGTTCTTCGCGAAAGCAAATGGTTCTGGTAAGCCAGAGTTGCTTTCTCCAGAAGAATTTCGTAAAGTACAACCACAGTTAGAAGAACAGCTATTTGACGAAATGGAATAG
- the ruvX gene encoding Holliday junction resolvase RuvX — translation MSKATQQQTTDTHENANSVVVSSQPKKQSFISALGLDIGRKRIGVAGCDGTGLIASGLTTIERKSFELDLAQLKHLAKERHVQLLVVGLPYSMDGSLGKQAQEIQKLATRYAQALQLSLEYVDERLTSFQAEQLLHSQNISPSRNKGLIDRKAAALILQQWLDERRTSLAAQRKSEKKLPF, via the coding sequence ATGTCTAAAGCTACCCAGCAGCAAACCACTGACACTCATGAAAACGCCAACAGTGTTGTTGTGAGTTCGCAACCAAAAAAGCAATCTTTTATTTCAGCTTTAGGCTTAGATATTGGTCGTAAGCGAATCGGTGTGGCTGGATGTGATGGCACAGGTTTGATTGCCTCAGGATTAACAACAATTGAGCGCAAATCTTTTGAGTTGGATCTAGCACAACTCAAGCACCTTGCCAAAGAGCGTCACGTTCAATTATTGGTTGTTGGTTTGCCATATTCTATGGATGGCTCTTTAGGTAAGCAAGCTCAAGAAATTCAAAAATTAGCGACGAGGTACGCTCAAGCTTTACAGTTGTCGCTAGAATATGTAGACGAACGACTCACTTCATTTCAAGCTGAGCAGCTACTGCACTCACAAAATATTTCGCCATCTCGGAACAAAGGACTTATTGATCGCAAAGCCGCTGCTTTGATACTGCAGCAATGGTTAGACGAACGTCGTACTTCTTTAGCAGCACAGAGAAAGTCTGAAAAGAAATTACCTTTTTAA
- a CDS encoding GNAT family N-acetyltransferase encodes MTSMPPQNQSLVIRPVQYRDLEGIERLSAESFEVDQSSPAETSGRSHLSLLRRWFGLIKCLSIFPNPLQYRFCIYVAEQYRQVQGMIQVTPFNRTRSTWKVQQVAVDTKAHTQGIGSQLLRHCFEAIGEARTWLLEVNINNKDALALYRQNGFQTLAQLTYWKIKPSLLQELAAREPDLPNLLPVSNADAQLLYQLDTASMPPLVRQVFDRDIHDFKTSLLGALIEGLRQWRSKTEVVSGYVFEPQRKAAIGYFQLRICRKSQKPHVATLTVHPAYTWLYPELLSQLARIVQDLPPQSLQLASADYQPEREEYLEQIGAERVEHTLMMSRSVWHKIRESKFASLEGLQWPEVLQGLQPARKPVPGGMSWMPQTSSARSKIKMNSQYQFANQVSSSPESLHLSSSTEEYSLPQHHLDDEGETKNTNV; translated from the coding sequence ATGACTTCCATGCCTCCCCAAAACCAAAGCCTAGTCATTAGACCAGTTCAATACCGAGACCTTGAGGGCATTGAACGGCTTAGTGCCGAGTCATTCGAGGTGGATCAATCAAGTCCTGCCGAAACGTCAGGGCGATCGCATCTAAGCTTACTGCGCCGCTGGTTTGGGTTAATCAAGTGTTTGAGCATCTTTCCCAATCCGCTACAGTACCGTTTCTGCATTTACGTAGCTGAGCAATATCGGCAGGTTCAAGGGATGATTCAAGTCACCCCTTTTAATCGTACCCGCAGTACTTGGAAAGTTCAGCAGGTCGCGGTAGACACCAAAGCTCACACCCAAGGAATTGGTTCCCAACTTTTGCGTCACTGTTTTGAAGCGATTGGTGAAGCTCGCACATGGTTATTAGAAGTCAATATTAATAATAAAGATGCCTTGGCTCTCTATCGCCAAAATGGTTTCCAAACCTTGGCACAATTGACTTATTGGAAAATTAAGCCGAGCTTATTACAAGAATTGGCTGCTAGAGAACCAGATTTGCCAAACTTGCTGCCTGTCAGCAATGCTGATGCTCAGTTGCTCTACCAGTTGGATACTGCCTCAATGCCGCCTCTGGTTCGCCAAGTCTTTGACCGCGATATTCATGATTTTAAGACTAGTCTTCTTGGTGCACTGATTGAAGGACTACGACAATGGCGGAGTAAAACTGAAGTTGTCAGCGGCTATGTATTTGAACCGCAGCGGAAAGCAGCAATTGGTTACTTCCAGCTGAGAATATGCCGTAAAAGCCAAAAACCACACGTTGCAACATTAACAGTACACCCTGCCTATACTTGGCTTTATCCTGAGCTACTATCTCAACTTGCACGAATCGTTCAAGATTTACCACCACAATCTTTGCAACTAGCTTCTGCTGATTATCAACCAGAACGAGAGGAATACTTAGAGCAAATAGGTGCTGAGCGTGTAGAACATACACTTATGATGTCGCGCTCAGTTTGGCACAAAATCCGCGAGTCTAAGTTTGCATCTTTAGAAGGCTTACAATGGCCTGAAGTGCTTCAGGGTCTGCAACCAGCACGCAAACCTGTCCCAGGTGGTATGTCTTGGATGCCACAAACTTCGTCTGCCCGCTCAAAGATAAAAATGAACTCGCAATACCAATTTGCGAATCAAGTAAGTTCTTCACCAGAATCATTACATCTGAGTAGTAGCACCGAAGAATATTCCTTGCCACAACATCACCTTGACGACGAAGGAGAAACAAAAAACACGAATGTCTAA
- a CDS encoding metallophosphoesterase, giving the protein MILFGGDPHGDFRPVLRAVKTYSPQAVVLLGDFDLARSLEEELAAILDKTEVWFIHGNHDADQDCWYDHLFSSQLAHRNLHGRVVKIAGQRVAGLGGVFRAKIWRPPAAPRFPSHHDLLSICGKGERWRGGIPRKHHASIFWQHYTALWNQQADILVTHEAPSCHRYGFKELDELAEALGVKAVFHGHHHEQYTKTISGGKILVHGVAKAGISDQAGNVLIPGKSDTYGRDQRSGLNNQTSD; this is encoded by the coding sequence ATGATTTTATTCGGTGGAGATCCGCATGGTGATTTCAGACCCGTGCTTCGGGCAGTAAAAACATATTCTCCGCAAGCAGTTGTTTTGCTAGGCGATTTCGACTTAGCGCGATCGCTAGAGGAAGAACTAGCTGCCATTTTGGATAAAACCGAAGTTTGGTTCATTCACGGCAACCACGACGCAGATCAAGATTGTTGGTATGACCATTTGTTTTCATCGCAGCTAGCGCATCGTAATTTACATGGTCGTGTTGTTAAAATTGCTGGTCAGCGAGTTGCTGGATTAGGCGGTGTATTTCGTGCCAAAATTTGGCGTCCTCCTGCTGCACCGAGATTTCCTAGCCATCATGACTTACTATCAATTTGTGGTAAAGGCGAACGCTGGCGGGGTGGTATTCCTCGCAAACATCATGCCAGCATTTTTTGGCAACACTACACAGCACTATGGAATCAACAAGCAGATATTTTAGTGACTCATGAAGCACCTTCATGCCATCGCTACGGCTTTAAAGAACTTGACGAACTTGCTGAAGCACTAGGAGTAAAAGCTGTGTTTCACGGTCATCACCACGAACAATATACTAAAACAATTAGTGGCGGTAAGATTCTGGTTCATGGAGTCGCGAAAGCTGGCATCAGCGATCAAGCAGGAAACGTTTTAATACCAGGCAAGTCAGATACCTATGGCAGAGATCAGAGGTCAGGGTTAAATAACCAGACTAGTGACTAG
- the mutS gene encoding DNA mismatch repair protein MutS, translating to MLRNADYRKLDITKLSPMYQHFVKVKEQYPNTILLYRCGDFFETFFLDALTVSQELELVLTSKEGGKEIGRVPMTGVPHHALERYCAMLVEKGYAIAICDQVEDAEVAAAQHRQVRREVTRVLTPGTLLDDGMLQARRNNFLAAVVIAGNHWGLAYADISTGEFLTTQESNLEQLTQELMRLQPSEVLVPTNAPDLGSLLRPGETSEHLPSCLPTSFCYALRSHTPFTPAEARQRLVQKFRLRSLEGLGCEHLPLAVRAAGGLLQYLEETQKENPIALQTLRTYTITDYLILDHQSRRNLEITQTVRDGTFHGSLLWALDRTSTAMGGRTLRRWFLQPLIDIKGIRARQDTIQELIEDSSLRHDLRACLRQIYDLERLTGRAGSGSANARDLVALADSLARLPEIAHLVENAKSPYLRALQKVPPVMSELGDKLRNHLVESPPILLSEGGLIRPGVNPQLDERRTTVEADQQWIANLEIEERTKIEIPTLKVGYNKTFGYYISISRSKADQVPKHYIRKQTLTNEERYITPELKERESRILSARDDLNRLEYEVFTQLRSEVAEHAELIRNISRAVAAADVLCGLAEVAVYQGYCRPEIVEGREIIIGDGRHPVVEQSLPAGFFVPNSAHLGNREESSQLPITNHQFPDLIILTGPNASGKSCYLRQVGLIQLMAQVGSFVPANSAQLGICDRIFTRVGAVDDLATGQSTFMVEMNETANILNHATSRSLVLLDEIGRGTATFDGLSIAWAVAEYLATEIQARTIFATHYHELNELASILPNVANYQVTVKELPDQIIFLHQVQPGGADKSYGIEAGRLAGLPQVVIQRAKQVMGQIEKHSKIAVGLHEGVDVKQALKAN from the coding sequence ATGCTGCGTAACGCTGACTATCGGAAATTGGATATTACCAAACTTTCACCAATGTACCAGCACTTTGTAAAAGTGAAAGAACAGTATCCAAATACAATACTACTGTATCGATGTGGAGATTTTTTTGAGACCTTTTTTCTTGATGCGCTGACGGTTTCGCAGGAATTAGAACTTGTCCTCACGAGTAAAGAAGGAGGAAAGGAAATCGGGCGAGTGCCAATGACAGGAGTGCCGCATCATGCACTAGAGCGGTATTGTGCAATGTTAGTTGAGAAGGGCTATGCGATCGCAATTTGCGACCAAGTTGAAGATGCAGAAGTTGCCGCAGCCCAACATCGTCAAGTACGCCGAGAAGTCACGCGGGTACTTACTCCAGGAACACTTTTAGATGACGGAATGCTGCAAGCACGGCGCAACAACTTTTTAGCAGCAGTCGTCATTGCAGGCAATCATTGGGGATTAGCCTATGCAGATATTTCTACAGGGGAATTCTTAACAACACAAGAAAGTAACTTAGAGCAGCTAACGCAAGAATTAATGCGGCTACAACCTTCAGAGGTGCTAGTGCCGACTAATGCTCCAGATTTAGGTAGTTTACTACGTCCTGGAGAAACTTCTGAACATTTGCCATCTTGTTTGCCAACTTCATTTTGCTATGCGCTGCGATCGCACACTCCATTTACTCCAGCAGAAGCGCGACAGCGTTTAGTCCAAAAATTTCGATTGCGATCGCTTGAAGGCTTAGGTTGCGAACATCTTCCTTTAGCAGTGAGAGCTGCTGGTGGGTTATTACAGTATTTAGAAGAAACACAAAAAGAAAATCCAATTGCGCTCCAAACCTTACGCACATACACTATTACCGATTATTTAATATTAGATCACCAAAGTCGGCGAAATTTAGAAATCACGCAAACAGTCCGCGATGGTACGTTTCATGGTTCACTACTATGGGCATTAGACCGCACTAGCACAGCGATGGGTGGACGAACCTTACGTCGCTGGTTTTTGCAGCCACTTATAGATATTAAGGGGATTCGTGCCCGACAAGATACAATTCAGGAATTAATTGAAGATAGTTCACTACGTCACGATCTACGTGCTTGTTTGCGGCAAATCTACGATTTAGAAAGATTAACAGGTCGTGCGGGTTCTGGTAGTGCCAATGCTAGAGATCTTGTTGCTTTAGCAGATTCGTTGGCGAGACTGCCTGAAATTGCTCATCTGGTAGAAAATGCAAAATCGCCATATTTACGCGCTTTACAAAAAGTTCCGCCTGTGATGTCAGAACTAGGTGACAAACTCCGCAACCATCTTGTTGAATCACCACCAATTTTACTTTCTGAAGGCGGATTGATTCGTCCTGGTGTCAATCCACAACTTGATGAGAGACGCACCACTGTAGAAGCCGATCAGCAGTGGATTGCGAATTTGGAGATCGAAGAACGCACTAAGATAGAAATTCCAACACTTAAGGTTGGCTACAACAAAACTTTTGGATATTACATTAGTATTTCTCGTAGCAAAGCTGATCAGGTTCCTAAGCATTACATTCGCAAGCAAACACTAACGAACGAAGAACGCTATATCACTCCTGAGTTGAAAGAACGCGAAAGTCGCATCCTCAGTGCTAGAGATGATTTGAACCGCCTAGAATATGAAGTATTTACGCAGTTGCGTAGTGAAGTCGCCGAACACGCTGAATTGATTCGTAATATTTCACGCGCTGTAGCCGCTGCTGATGTGTTGTGTGGTTTAGCCGAAGTAGCAGTTTATCAAGGTTACTGCCGACCAGAAATAGTCGAAGGGCGAGAAATCATCATTGGAGATGGACGTCATCCTGTGGTTGAACAGTCTTTACCCGCAGGCTTTTTTGTTCCCAATTCTGCGCATTTGGGTAATAGAGAAGAATCAAGCCAATTACCAATTACCAATCACCAATTCCCTGACTTAATTATTCTCACAGGTCCTAATGCAAGCGGCAAAAGTTGTTATTTGCGCCAAGTAGGATTGATACAGTTAATGGCACAGGTGGGTAGTTTTGTGCCAGCCAATTCTGCCCAATTGGGGATTTGCGATCGCATTTTTACGCGAGTTGGTGCAGTAGATGACTTAGCAACAGGTCAATCGACTTTTATGGTTGAAATGAATGAAACAGCCAATATTCTCAATCATGCTACTTCGCGATCGCTCGTGTTGCTAGATGAAATTGGCAGAGGAACTGCAACATTTGATGGTCTTTCAATTGCGTGGGCAGTAGCTGAATACTTGGCAACAGAGATTCAAGCGCGGACAATCTTTGCAACACACTACCATGAGTTGAATGAACTTGCTTCAATTTTGCCGAACGTGGCTAATTATCAAGTCACTGTCAAAGAATTACCCGATCAAATCATCTTTTTACATCAAGTACAGCCAGGAGGCGCAGATAAATCTTATGGCATTGAGGCAGGGCGTTTGGCAGGATTGCCACAAGTGGTGATTCAACGCGCCAAACAGGTCATGGGACAAATTGAAAAGCATAGTAAAATTGCTGTTGGACTGCATGAGGGTGTAGATGTCAAACAAGCTTTAAAGGCAAACTAG
- a CDS encoding DMT family transporter, protein MIIYIKLVLTAVVWGGTFVAGRLVVQSLEPFSAAFCRFAVSSICLLLLTFKIEGHLPQLHKKQLLQVFLLGMTGVFAYNAFFFLGLQTIAASRAALIVALNPTFIALGSVLFFKEKLTTLKTIGIITSLLGAALAISRGNLLDTLDNNLSLGDFFLFGCVFSWVAYTLIGKIAMQQLSPLVATTYACLIGTVALFIPAAMEGFLQELIQIDLATWLVILYLGFLSSALGFIWYSEGVKAIGPAKAAIFINLVPVSAILLAAVLLQEEITLSLLIGGALVVVGVLLTNKAQA, encoded by the coding sequence TTGATAATTTATATCAAACTAGTACTAACTGCGGTAGTTTGGGGCGGTACATTTGTTGCAGGAAGGCTAGTAGTACAAAGTTTAGAACCTTTCTCAGCGGCATTTTGTCGTTTTGCTGTTTCCTCAATTTGTTTGCTACTACTCACATTTAAAATAGAGGGGCACCTACCTCAACTTCACAAGAAGCAACTTTTGCAAGTTTTTCTACTGGGAATGACAGGGGTTTTTGCATATAATGCATTCTTTTTTCTTGGCTTACAAACTATTGCGGCTAGTCGCGCTGCATTAATTGTTGCCTTAAATCCTACCTTTATTGCGCTTGGTTCTGTCTTATTTTTTAAAGAGAAACTTACTACTTTAAAAACGATAGGAATTATTACTTCTCTGTTAGGAGCAGCTCTAGCAATTAGTAGAGGGAATCTACTAGATACTTTAGATAATAATTTAAGTTTGGGAGACTTTTTTCTTTTTGGATGCGTATTTAGCTGGGTCGCTTATACACTAATTGGTAAAATTGCGATGCAGCAGCTTTCTCCTTTGGTGGCAACAACTTATGCTTGTCTTATTGGTACAGTTGCCTTATTTATTCCAGCTGCAATGGAAGGTTTTCTTCAAGAATTGATTCAGATTGATTTGGCGACTTGGTTAGTTATTTTATATTTAGGATTTTTAAGTTCTGCGCTTGGCTTTATTTGGTATTCTGAAGGCGTAAAAGCGATTGGACCTGCTAAAGCTGCAATTTTTATCAATTTGGTACCCGTATCAGCAATTTTGCTAGCAGCAGTTTTATTACAAGAAGAAATCACTCTTAGCTTGTTAATAGGGGGTGCTTTAGTAGTGGTAGGAGTATTACTTACGAATAAGGCTCAAGCTTGA
- a CDS encoding NUDIX hydrolase, whose protein sequence is MNDQIHVAIAVLYRQNQFLMQLRDNIPGILYPGHWGLFGGHIESGEVPEVAVIRELQEEINYTPPAILNFSCYYDEKVVRHVYHAPLTVELDHLVLNEGWDMALLTPQQVLQGECYSAKAGGYKPLGAPHQKILLDFIKLEPYS, encoded by the coding sequence ATGAATGACCAGATTCATGTTGCGATCGCTGTTCTCTATCGCCAGAACCAATTCCTTATGCAATTACGCGATAATATTCCTGGAATTCTTTATCCAGGTCATTGGGGTTTATTTGGCGGACACATTGAATCTGGAGAAGTCCCCGAAGTTGCAGTAATACGAGAACTACAAGAGGAAATCAACTATACTCCACCAGCGATCCTAAACTTTAGCTGCTATTACGATGAAAAAGTTGTACGTCATGTTTATCACGCACCATTAACCGTAGAACTCGATCACCTTGTTCTCAATGAGGGATGGGATATGGCTTTGCTAACACCTCAACAAGTTTTACAAGGTGAATGTTATTCTGCCAAAGCTGGCGGCTATAAGCCTTTAGGTGCTCCTCATCAAAAAATCTTGCTAGACTTTATCAAGCTTGAGCCTTATTCGTAA
- the folD gene encoding bifunctional methylenetetrahydrofolate dehydrogenase/methenyltetrahydrofolate cyclohydrolase FolD produces the protein MVMKQAQLLNGKALAQRLQSELKEQIQTQKSQFNRPPGLAVLMVGDNPASAAYVRNKERACANVGIASFGQHFEIEVTQAELEQTIHRLNQDERVDGILVQLPLPEHLDAVGLLLQINPDKDADGLHPTNLGKLVRGEQGLRSCTPAGVMRLLQEYQIPLKGKQAVVVGRSILVGKPLALMLLAEDATVTVAHSRSQNLGTITRSADILIGAVGRPGLITADMVKPGAVVVDVGINRVTDGSGSSRLVGDVNFDAVQNVAEYITPVPGGIGPMTVAMLLQNTVTSYRQRHQ, from the coding sequence ATGGTTATGAAGCAAGCACAATTGTTGAATGGTAAAGCTTTGGCGCAACGTCTTCAAAGCGAACTCAAAGAACAAATTCAAACTCAAAAATCTCAATTTAATCGTCCACCTGGCTTAGCAGTATTGATGGTAGGAGATAATCCTGCGAGTGCTGCATATGTTCGTAATAAAGAACGCGCTTGCGCTAATGTAGGAATTGCTTCGTTTGGGCAGCATTTTGAAATTGAAGTGACGCAGGCAGAATTAGAACAGACAATTCACCGTCTTAATCAAGATGAACGAGTTGACGGCATTTTAGTGCAGTTACCTTTGCCAGAACACTTAGATGCAGTTGGGCTGCTACTCCAAATCAATCCTGACAAAGATGCAGATGGATTGCATCCCACTAACTTAGGAAAACTTGTGCGCGGAGAACAAGGTTTGCGTAGCTGTACTCCAGCAGGAGTCATGCGGTTGTTGCAAGAATATCAAATTCCGCTAAAAGGTAAGCAAGCTGTTGTGGTTGGGCGTAGTATTTTAGTTGGTAAGCCTTTAGCTTTAATGTTACTTGCAGAAGATGCTACAGTGACAGTTGCGCATTCGCGATCGCAAAATTTAGGTACAATAACGCGGTCTGCGGATATTTTAATCGGTGCTGTTGGTCGTCCTGGACTAATTACAGCGGATATGGTAAAACCTGGGGCGGTTGTTGTTGATGTAGGAATTAATCGTGTTACTGATGGAAGTGGTAGTAGCCGCTTGGTAGGTGATGTAAACTTCGATGCCGTGCAAAATGTGGCAGAGTATATTACTCCTGTTCCTGGTGGAATTGGTCCAATGACTGTAGCGATGTTATTACAAAATACGGTCACAAGTTATCGACAACGCCATCAGTGA
- the crtE gene encoding geranylgeranyl diphosphate synthase CrtE translates to MVVTDNLQTPQEKVPFDLPAYLQQRQSQVEAALDRALPVTYPEKIYEAMRYSLLAGGKRLRPILCLATCELTGGTAEMATPTACAVEMIHTMSLIHDDLPAMDNDDYRRGRLTNHKVYGEDIAILAGDGLLAYAFEYVAASTENVPAQRVLQVISRLGRAVGAAGLVGGQVVDLESEGKADVSIDTLNFIHNHKTAALLEACVVCGAILAGAPEADLQRLTRYAQNIGLAFQIVDDILDITATQEELGKTAGKDLQAQKATYPSIWGLEESQRQAQQLIQAAIAELDSFGEKALPLQAIAKFITSRTH, encoded by the coding sequence ATGGTAGTAACGGATAACCTACAAACGCCTCAAGAAAAAGTACCATTTGACCTACCAGCTTATTTACAACAGCGGCAATCTCAAGTTGAAGCGGCGCTTGATCGTGCTTTGCCAGTCACTTATCCAGAGAAGATTTATGAGGCAATGCGCTACTCATTATTAGCTGGCGGTAAACGGCTACGTCCAATTCTGTGTCTTGCTACCTGCGAACTTACTGGAGGTACAGCAGAAATGGCAACACCAACAGCTTGTGCTGTGGAGATGATTCACACGATGTCATTAATCCACGACGATCTGCCAGCAATGGATAATGATGATTATCGACGCGGGAGGTTGACAAATCACAAAGTTTATGGAGAAGACATCGCAATTCTGGCAGGAGATGGTTTGTTAGCCTACGCATTTGAGTACGTTGCGGCTAGTACAGAAAATGTGCCAGCACAGCGAGTTTTACAAGTGATTAGTCGCCTAGGACGTGCTGTTGGTGCTGCAGGTCTAGTTGGCGGTCAGGTTGTCGATCTAGAATCAGAAGGCAAAGCAGATGTCTCAATTGACACGCTAAACTTTATTCATAATCACAAAACGGCAGCTTTGTTAGAAGCTTGTGTTGTTTGTGGAGCGATTTTAGCGGGTGCGCCAGAAGCAGATTTGCAACGGTTAACGCGCTATGCACAAAATATTGGGTTAGCATTTCAGATTGTTGATGATATTTTGGATATTACTGCGACTCAAGAAGAACTCGGTAAAACTGCTGGTAAAGATTTACAAGCACAAAAAGCAACTTATCCGAGTATTTGGGGCTTGGAGGAATCTCAGCGTCAAGCACAACAACTGATTCAAGCGGCAATTGCGGAACTTGATTCTTTTGGAGAAAAAGCACTTCCACTACAAGCGATCGCCAAATTTATCACTAGCCGCACGCACTAA
- a CDS encoding divergent PAP2 family protein, whose product MQDFGDILDNSVMLVAVIACLIAQASKLVIELIKNHKFDMRVLVTTGGMPSAHSALVTALATGIGQTSGWASSEFAIATIFAIIVMYDAAGVRQAAGKQARILNQMIDELFHENKEFNEDRLKELLGHTPFQVIVGSVLGVTISWLASPAY is encoded by the coding sequence ATGCAGGACTTTGGCGACATTCTAGACAACAGTGTAATGCTGGTTGCTGTAATAGCTTGTCTCATCGCTCAAGCATCAAAGCTCGTCATAGAATTAATCAAAAATCACAAGTTTGATATGCGCGTTCTTGTCACAACTGGCGGAATGCCTAGCGCACATTCAGCACTCGTTACAGCCTTAGCTACAGGTATTGGTCAAACTTCTGGGTGGGCAAGTAGTGAGTTTGCGATCGCTACCATTTTTGCCATTATCGTGATGTACGATGCTGCTGGAGTTCGTCAAGCGGCAGGTAAACAAGCACGCATTTTAAATCAAATGATTGACGAACTATTCCACGAAAACAAAGAATTTAATGAAGATCGACTCAAAGAATTACTTGGACATACACCGTTTCAAGTGATTGTTGGCTCAGTTCTCGGCGTAACAATTTCTTGGTTAGCAAGTCCGGCATATTAG
- a CDS encoding MgPME-cyclase complex family protein → MQTYYYVLASQRFLVEEEPLDEVLRERTRNYHEQEKEIDFWLVMQPAFLEAPEMAQIKAKCPQPAAAVISTSSQFITWLKLRLEYVITGEFQAPSQTIPNPLASLASMSS, encoded by the coding sequence ATGCAAACTTACTACTACGTTCTGGCAAGTCAGCGCTTTCTCGTAGAAGAAGAACCATTGGATGAGGTTCTCAGAGAACGCACGCGCAATTATCACGAACAAGAAAAAGAAATCGATTTCTGGTTAGTCATGCAGCCAGCCTTTTTAGAAGCACCTGAAATGGCACAAATCAAAGCTAAATGCCCTCAACCTGCTGCAGCGGTGATTTCTACGAGTTCTCAATTTATTACTTGGCTGAAATTACGATTAGAGTACGTCATCACAGGAGAATTTCAAGCACCGTCACAGACAATTCCTAATCCCTTAGCTTCGCTGGCGTCAATGTCGTCATAA
- a CDS encoding pyridoxine 5'-phosphate synthase, whose product MPTLGVNIDHIATIRQARRTVEPDPVAAAVLAELGGADGITVHLREDRRHIQERDVQLLRQTVRTHLNLEMAATDEMVAIALDIKPDYVTLVPEKREEVTTEGGLDIVGQLERMNEVVDKLQSADIPVSLFIDADRSQIEASVKTKAQFIELHTGRYAEAHNEANRQQELTVLSQGAEQAIASGLRVNAGHGLTYWNVYAVACISGMEELNIGHTIVSRAALVGLERAVREMKQAIRGEL is encoded by the coding sequence TTGCCTACATTGGGAGTCAATATCGATCATATTGCAACAATTAGACAAGCACGACGAACTGTAGAACCCGATCCTGTCGCAGCAGCAGTCCTTGCCGAATTGGGAGGCGCTGACGGGATTACTGTACATTTACGCGAAGATAGACGCCATATTCAAGAAAGAGATGTGCAGTTGTTGCGGCAAACTGTACGAACGCATTTAAATTTAGAAATGGCAGCTACTGATGAAATGGTGGCGATCGCACTTGATATCAAACCGGATTACGTGACTCTTGTTCCCGAAAAACGCGAGGAAGTTACAACTGAAGGTGGATTAGATATTGTTGGTCAACTCGAACGTATGAACGAGGTCGTAGACAAGTTACAGTCTGCCGATATTCCTGTTAGTTTGTTTATTGATGCTGATCGCTCACAAATTGAAGCATCTGTCAAGACTAAAGCTCAATTTATTGAGTTACATACTGGGCGTTATGCAGAAGCCCACAACGAAGCAAATAGACAACAAGAACTTACAGTCCTTTCTCAAGGTGCCGAACAAGCGATCGCATCGGGGTTACGCGTCAATGCTGGACATGGATTGACGTATTGGAACGTCTACGCCGTGGCTTGTATTTCAGGTATGGAAGAACTCAATATTGGTCATACAATTGTTAGTCGAGCAGCTTTAGTTGGTTTAGAACGTGCTGTTCGTGAGATGAAACAAGCAATTCGTGGAGAGTTATAA